In Streptomyces sp. NBC_00878, a single window of DNA contains:
- a CDS encoding chorismate-binding protein, with product MHDLPALARFGEIVATGLLDVTNDPAALDSRGFWAVSADFEGRLVCARFADVRREPVPAPVPGQWRGPAVGDWTSSLDRAAYTAGVRRIRERIADGYVYQANLCRVLSAPVAPDADVDALTALLARGNPAPYAGTIRLPGHDVEIATASPELFLRVSGAVVESGPIKGTGRTEADLLEKDRAENVMIVDLVRNDLGRVCATGSVTVPDLCVVEKHPGLVHLVSTVRGELREGAGWPELLAAAFPPGSVTGAPKSSALRIIEALETAPRGPYCGGIGWVDADRGTGELAVGIRTFWIDRAEGALRFGSGAGITWGSDPEREWEETELKAARLLAVASGAYTSGVYSGAYDASGGISRRGSSPGDNPRTPDRKSGSDHGPGAFSRGDFQ from the coding sequence GTGCACGACCTCCCAGCTCTCGCCCGTTTCGGCGAGATCGTCGCGACCGGTCTCCTCGATGTCACCAACGACCCGGCGGCCCTTGACTCACGTGGCTTCTGGGCCGTCAGTGCCGACTTCGAGGGGCGTCTGGTCTGCGCCCGTTTCGCGGACGTACGCCGGGAACCCGTTCCCGCGCCGGTACCGGGGCAGTGGCGCGGCCCGGCGGTCGGTGACTGGACGTCGTCGCTCGACCGCGCCGCGTACACGGCCGGGGTGCGGCGCATACGTGAGCGCATCGCGGACGGCTACGTGTATCAGGCCAACCTCTGCCGGGTCCTGTCCGCGCCGGTCGCGCCGGACGCCGATGTGGACGCGCTGACCGCTCTGCTGGCGCGCGGCAACCCGGCCCCGTATGCCGGAACGATTCGCCTGCCCGGTCACGACGTGGAGATAGCGACCGCGTCTCCCGAACTCTTCCTCAGGGTCAGCGGCGCGGTGGTCGAGTCGGGCCCGATCAAGGGCACCGGGCGGACCGAGGCGGACCTGCTGGAGAAGGACCGCGCCGAGAACGTGATGATCGTGGATCTGGTGCGCAACGACCTGGGCAGGGTGTGCGCCACGGGCAGCGTGACCGTGCCCGACCTGTGCGTCGTCGAGAAGCACCCGGGGCTGGTCCACCTCGTCTCCACCGTCCGCGGCGAACTGCGCGAGGGCGCGGGCTGGCCGGAACTGCTGGCCGCCGCCTTCCCGCCCGGCTCGGTCACCGGCGCGCCGAAGTCCAGCGCCCTGCGGATCATCGAGGCCCTGGAGACGGCGCCACGGGGCCCGTACTGCGGCGGCATCGGCTGGGTCGACGCCGACCGCGGCACCGGAGAGCTGGCCGTCGGCATCCGCACCTTCTGGATCGACCGCGCGGAGGGAGCGCTGCGCTTCGGCTCCGGAGCGGGCATCACCTGGGGATCGGACCCCGAGCGGGAATGGGAGGAGACCGAACTGAAAGCCGCGCGACTGCTCGCTGTAGCGTCGGGGGCGTACACATCGGGGGTGTACTCAGGGGCGTACGACGCAAGCGGAGGGATCTCCCGGCGCGGTTCCTCCCCGGGGGACAACCCCCGGACCCCCGACCGGAAAAGCGGGTCGGACCACGGACCCGGCGCGTTCTCACGAGGAGATTTTCAGTGA
- a CDS encoding aminotransferase class IV, with amino-acid sequence MKLWLDGGLQDTESARVSVFDHGLTVGDGVFETVKAVDGRPFALTRHLDRLARSANGLGLPEPDRDEVRRACAAVLDANPMPLGRLRITYTGGHGPLGSDRGEHGPTLVVALGASARRPDSTAVITVPWTRNERGALTGLKTTSYAENVISLARAREQGASEALFANTVGQLCEGTGSNVFVVLDGEIHTPPVASGCLAGITRALTVEWTGARETDLPLDVLERADEIFLTSTLRDVQAVHRVDGRELPGAPGPVTAKAMRIFGERAGDDLDP; translated from the coding sequence GTGAAGCTCTGGCTCGACGGTGGGCTGCAGGACACCGAGTCGGCCCGTGTCTCCGTCTTCGACCACGGGCTGACGGTGGGCGACGGCGTCTTCGAGACGGTGAAGGCGGTCGACGGCCGTCCGTTCGCGCTCACCCGCCACCTCGACCGGCTGGCGCGCTCGGCGAACGGCCTCGGACTGCCCGAGCCCGACCGCGACGAGGTGCGCCGGGCCTGCGCGGCCGTCCTGGACGCCAACCCGATGCCACTCGGCCGGCTGCGGATCACGTACACCGGGGGCCACGGCCCGCTCGGCTCCGACCGCGGGGAGCACGGGCCGACCCTGGTCGTCGCCCTCGGCGCGTCCGCCCGGCGCCCGGACTCGACCGCCGTGATCACTGTGCCGTGGACCCGCAACGAACGCGGCGCGCTCACGGGCCTCAAGACGACTTCGTACGCCGAGAACGTCATCTCCCTCGCCCGCGCACGCGAACAGGGCGCGTCCGAGGCGCTGTTCGCGAACACGGTCGGACAGCTGTGCGAGGGCACGGGCTCCAACGTCTTCGTCGTCCTCGACGGCGAGATCCACACTCCGCCGGTGGCTTCCGGCTGCCTCGCGGGCATCACGCGCGCCCTCACCGTCGAGTGGACGGGCGCCAGGGAGACCGACCTGCCGCTGGACGTCCTGGAACGGGCCGACGAGATCTTCCTGACCTCGACGCTGCGCGATGTGCAGGCCGTGCACCGGGTCGACGGCCGCGAACTCCCGGGCGCACCGGGCCCGGTGACCGCCAAGGCGATGCGGATCTTCGGCGAGCGGGCGGGCGACGACCTCGATCCGTGA
- the cobT gene encoding nicotinate-nucleotide--dimethylbenzimidazole phosphoribosyltransferase: MTDTGQVPGEGLPENAGMVEQPGVPAPGAYTYLSESTAEDEDLLLLPGAQGAWGNEVAPPAPAPVVETVHEPGPHETSGRDSGSVDLSAVRMSSPAPQPPVARRPLHLGPPTPDGAGSPVRSLADRGPAGAPVHAGRVRQAGPSTAGPEYLDVPRDDNAPQGATPWGAQPQVQLRVARPVVQVGSEVMTAETVFPEAQDQAQVQAQAQAQVLAQAQVQAQEGPESGGAHAGGTPDDGTATVAEAAHAPEAAHAPDAGDVPPAGGAPLPGGESAPVDQDPAEAPVPAEASAVDPVQVEQAQPVHLDPGAAEVPEAEAAPLHVVADAPEAAPAAEPAYVPQRPQTVQAPEAVVQAPEVVQVQDYAQAPQLADGSLFPQAPETPEVAQAAPEFTHAPDLHQFQQPTPFTVVPAPAHAHFPQPSDDAGLYAPEPHAPEPQPAEARMAEPHLHEASLSEAHQPPSAADEVQPAPAHMEQDPQAAYAAEQHFQDPAAQFTETGPQAGFPQPEQQPQPLETAPGVEEAEGAEGAAPAQDAAQPPQFAEPAEPAEPAEAPAQTTADLDPSQAAPFGTAAVAEAPDPVAVPDPVEAPEPAAAHGDSTHSHDPHSHDPHSHDPHSHEPHDEAAVPTAVPTESAHAEQPVGQFVPVDGTVPTSPHLAPTPPHAMTVPPFPEEPAEQPVEETADPVAATAEQPAPGREPAPAEEPVLVLPAPREPEQTPEAEATPGPEAPVEDQHQDQDRQQDQDQHQDHDRQQDQDQDHDAEPVAAQHAEDLDTRAADQEGSTAAVAETREPTGPAAPGYGDAEREAVLRVMHERRDIRNGFRSDPIPHDVLLRVLEAAHTAPSVGHSQPWDFVVIRSAETRRTMHELAQRQREAYAKSLPKGRAKQFKELKIEAILDTPVNIVVTADPTRGGRHTLGRHTQPQMAPYSSALAVENLWLAARAEGLGVGWVSFFDEREMVRELGLPEHLEVVAYLCVGYVDEFPEEPELMQAGWSKRRPLSWVVHEETYGRRALPGEEPHDLLAETVSNIRPLDAKALGEAWERQKRMTKPAGALGMLEIISAQLSGLSRMCPPPIPEPAAVAIFAGDHGVHAQGVTPWPQEVTGQMVANILGGGAVCNAFANQVGAEVCVVDVGVASDLPATPGLLPRKVRAGTADMTTGPALTREEVRAAIEVGVETARDLVAAGNKALITGEMGIANTTASAALIAVFTDSDPADVTGRGTGINDETLARKTEVVRRALELHQPDPADPIGVLAAIGGLEHAAMVGLLLGGASLRTPVILDGVSAGAAALVARAIAPEVLAACIAGHRSAEPGHVAALNKLGLRPLVDLDLRLGEGTGALLALPVVQSAARAMHEVATFDSAGVTEK, encoded by the coding sequence ATGACCGACACCGGCCAGGTCCCGGGCGAGGGACTGCCGGAGAACGCAGGCATGGTGGAACAGCCGGGCGTCCCCGCCCCCGGCGCGTACACCTACCTCTCCGAGTCCACCGCCGAAGACGAAGACCTGTTGCTGCTGCCGGGCGCCCAGGGAGCGTGGGGCAACGAAGTGGCCCCGCCTGCCCCGGCCCCCGTCGTCGAGACGGTCCACGAGCCGGGCCCGCACGAGACGTCGGGCCGCGACAGCGGCTCGGTCGACCTCAGCGCCGTCCGGATGTCCTCGCCCGCTCCGCAGCCGCCCGTCGCCCGTCGCCCCCTGCACCTCGGCCCGCCGACTCCGGACGGCGCCGGCAGCCCGGTGCGCTCCCTCGCGGACCGCGGCCCGGCGGGAGCGCCGGTCCACGCCGGTCGCGTACGGCAGGCCGGTCCGTCCACCGCCGGTCCTGAGTACCTCGACGTGCCACGGGACGACAACGCGCCGCAGGGCGCGACTCCCTGGGGCGCACAGCCGCAGGTCCAGCTGCGGGTCGCGCGCCCGGTGGTACAGGTCGGCTCCGAGGTGATGACTGCAGAAACGGTCTTCCCGGAGGCCCAGGACCAGGCCCAGGTACAGGCCCAGGCCCAGGCTCAGGTACTGGCCCAGGCTCAAGTCCAGGCCCAGGAGGGCCCGGAGAGCGGGGGAGCGCACGCCGGTGGCACGCCGGACGACGGGACCGCAACGGTCGCGGAGGCGGCGCACGCCCCCGAGGCCGCGCACGCCCCCGACGCCGGGGATGTCCCGCCTGCGGGGGGTGCCCCACTCCCTGGCGGCGAGTCCGCTCCCGTCGACCAGGATCCCGCCGAGGCACCGGTCCCCGCCGAGGCGTCGGCCGTCGATCCCGTCCAGGTGGAGCAGGCGCAGCCCGTACATCTGGACCCGGGCGCCGCCGAGGTCCCCGAGGCCGAGGCCGCTCCCCTCCACGTCGTCGCCGACGCGCCCGAGGCCGCACCTGCTGCGGAGCCCGCGTACGTTCCTCAGCGGCCGCAAACGGTCCAGGCTCCGGAAGCCGTAGTCCAGGCCCCGGAAGTGGTTCAGGTCCAGGACTACGCGCAAGCCCCTCAGCTCGCGGACGGTTCGCTCTTCCCGCAGGCTCCGGAGACGCCCGAAGTCGCCCAGGCCGCCCCGGAGTTCACGCACGCCCCTGACCTGCACCAGTTCCAGCAGCCCACGCCCTTCACGGTCGTGCCCGCGCCCGCGCATGCGCACTTCCCGCAGCCGTCGGACGACGCCGGCCTGTACGCACCCGAGCCGCACGCGCCCGAGCCGCAGCCGGCCGAGGCGCGCATGGCCGAGCCGCACCTGCACGAGGCGAGCCTGTCCGAGGCACACCAGCCTCCGTCGGCGGCTGACGAGGTGCAGCCCGCGCCCGCGCACATGGAGCAGGACCCGCAGGCCGCGTACGCGGCGGAGCAGCACTTCCAGGACCCGGCCGCCCAGTTCACCGAAACCGGCCCGCAGGCCGGGTTCCCGCAGCCGGAACAGCAGCCGCAGCCGCTGGAAACCGCGCCCGGCGTGGAGGAGGCGGAGGGGGCGGAAGGAGCAGCCCCGGCTCAGGACGCCGCCCAGCCCCCGCAGTTCGCGGAGCCCGCCGAGCCCGCCGAGCCCGCCGAAGCACCCGCCCAGACCACCGCCGACCTCGACCCCTCGCAGGCGGCGCCGTTCGGCACCGCCGCGGTGGCGGAGGCACCGGACCCGGTCGCGGTACCGGACCCGGTCGAGGCACCCGAACCGGCAGCGGCCCACGGCGACTCGACGCACAGCCACGACCCCCACAGCCACGACCCCCACAGCCATGACCCTCACAGCCACGAGCCCCACGACGAAGCCGCCGTTCCCACGGCCGTACCCACGGAGTCGGCCCACGCGGAACAGCCGGTGGGCCAGTTCGTACCGGTCGACGGCACCGTCCCGACCAGCCCGCACCTGGCTCCGACCCCGCCGCACGCCATGACAGTGCCACCGTTCCCGGAGGAGCCCGCCGAGCAGCCCGTCGAGGAGACGGCGGACCCGGTCGCGGCGACCGCCGAGCAGCCCGCGCCAGGGCGCGAACCCGCGCCCGCGGAGGAGCCCGTACTCGTCCTGCCCGCCCCCCGGGAGCCCGAGCAGACCCCCGAGGCCGAGGCAACTCCCGGACCGGAGGCTCCGGTCGAGGACCAGCACCAAGACCAGGACCGGCAGCAGGACCAGGACCAGCACCAAGACCACGACCGGCAGCAGGACCAGGACCAGGACCACGACGCGGAGCCCGTAGCCGCACAGCACGCGGAGGATCTGGACACCAGGGCAGCCGACCAGGAGGGGAGCACGGCCGCCGTGGCGGAGACGAGGGAGCCCACCGGTCCGGCCGCGCCCGGCTATGGCGACGCCGAGCGCGAGGCGGTGCTGCGCGTGATGCATGAGCGCCGGGACATCCGCAACGGCTTCCGCAGCGACCCCATCCCGCACGACGTGCTGCTCCGCGTTCTGGAGGCGGCCCACACGGCGCCGTCCGTCGGCCACTCCCAGCCGTGGGACTTCGTCGTCATCCGCTCGGCGGAGACCCGGCGCACGATGCACGAACTGGCCCAGCGCCAGCGCGAGGCGTACGCCAAGTCGCTGCCCAAGGGCCGCGCGAAGCAGTTCAAGGAACTGAAGATCGAGGCGATCCTCGACACCCCGGTGAACATCGTCGTCACCGCGGACCCGACCCGGGGCGGCCGTCACACGCTCGGCCGCCACACCCAGCCGCAGATGGCGCCGTACTCCTCCGCGCTCGCGGTCGAGAACCTCTGGCTCGCCGCACGGGCCGAGGGCCTGGGCGTGGGCTGGGTCAGCTTCTTCGACGAGCGGGAGATGGTCCGCGAACTGGGCCTGCCCGAGCACCTGGAGGTCGTCGCCTACCTCTGCGTCGGATACGTCGACGAGTTCCCGGAGGAGCCCGAGCTGATGCAGGCGGGCTGGTCCAAGCGCCGCCCGCTGTCGTGGGTCGTCCACGAGGAGACGTACGGCCGTCGCGCGCTGCCCGGCGAGGAGCCGCACGACCTGCTCGCCGAGACCGTCTCCAACATCCGCCCGCTGGACGCGAAGGCGCTCGGCGAGGCGTGGGAGCGCCAGAAGCGCATGACCAAGCCGGCCGGGGCGCTCGGCATGCTGGAGATCATCTCCGCCCAGCTCTCGGGCCTGTCCCGGATGTGCCCGCCGCCGATCCCGGAGCCCGCGGCCGTCGCGATCTTCGCGGGCGACCACGGTGTGCACGCCCAGGGCGTCACTCCGTGGCCGCAGGAGGTCACCGGTCAGATGGTGGCCAACATCCTCGGCGGCGGAGCGGTCTGCAACGCCTTCGCCAACCAGGTCGGCGCCGAGGTCTGCGTCGTGGACGTGGGTGTGGCCTCCGACCTGCCTGCGACCCCGGGCCTCCTGCCGCGCAAGGTCCGTGCGGGCACGGCGGACATGACGACGGGCCCCGCGCTGACCCGCGAGGAGGTCAGGGCGGCCATCGAGGTGGGCGTCGAGACGGCTCGCGACCTCGTGGCAGCCGGCAACAAGGCCCTGATCACGGGCGAGATGGGCATCGCCAACACCACCGCGTCGGCCGCCCTGATCGCCGTCTTCACGGACAGCGACCCGGCCGACGTCACCGGCCGTGGCACCGGCATCAACGACGAGACCCTGGCCCGCAAGACCGAGGTCGTGCGCCGCGCCCTGGAACTGCACCAGCCGGACCCGGCCGACCCGATCGGCGTCCTCGCGGCCATCGGCGGCCTGGAACACGCCGCGATGGTGGGCCTCCTGCTGGGCGGCGCTTCCCTCCGCACCCCGGTGATCCTGGACGGCGTCAGCGCGGGAGCGGCGGCCCTGGTGGCGCGCGCCATCGCCCCCGAGGTACTGGCGGCCTGCATCGCGGGCCACCGCAGCGCCGAGCCCGGCCACGTAGCGGCCCTCAACAAGCTGGGCCTGCGCCCCCTGGTCGACCTCGACCTCCGCCTCGGCGAGGGCACGGGCGCACTCCTGGCTCTCCCGGTGGTCCAGAGCGCGGCGCGTGCGATGCACGAGGTGGCGACGTTCGACTCGGCCGGGGTAACCGAGAAGTAG
- a CDS encoding aminoglycoside phosphotransferase family protein: protein MTADVLPALRAKVRAAAHPAAETCVCGTETSVLADRPDGTVVRHAGTVAKAHAADTDPGDLAARMAVAAHPGLDGILLPPLRPSAVESHGRQVTFWPYGTPVDRDDPDAAPWEAAATLLARLHRTPEAMLPPDVPPMRGPAKAARAVARLHAAGPHPAAAPVLRAWAVLPAWARDEAPMPYARTLCHGDLHLGQLVRARDGDWLLIDIDDLGRGEPAWDLARPAAWFACGLLPPDEWARFLAAYQKAGGPAVPADSDPWPALDIPARALTVQTAALAIAKSVAAERPLDEVETSVIDACGRMAAHPPELAGGCAT, encoded by the coding sequence GTGACCGCAGACGTGCTGCCCGCGCTCAGGGCGAAGGTGCGGGCCGCCGCTCATCCGGCGGCGGAGACCTGCGTCTGCGGTACGGAGACTTCGGTGCTGGCGGACCGCCCCGACGGCACGGTCGTCCGGCATGCGGGAACGGTGGCGAAGGCGCATGCCGCCGACACCGATCCCGGTGACCTCGCGGCACGGATGGCCGTCGCCGCGCACCCCGGGCTCGACGGCATCCTCCTGCCACCGCTGAGGCCGAGCGCGGTCGAGTCGCACGGGCGGCAGGTCACGTTCTGGCCGTACGGCACCCCCGTGGACCGGGACGACCCCGACGCCGCCCCCTGGGAGGCGGCCGCCACGCTCCTCGCGCGGCTCCACCGGACCCCGGAAGCCATGCTTCCGCCCGATGTCCCGCCCATGCGCGGCCCGGCCAAGGCGGCCCGCGCCGTCGCCCGCCTCCACGCGGCGGGCCCTCACCCGGCGGCCGCTCCGGTCCTACGGGCCTGGGCCGTCCTGCCCGCCTGGGCGAGGGACGAGGCCCCGATGCCGTACGCGCGCACGCTGTGCCACGGTGACCTCCACCTGGGCCAGCTGGTGCGGGCGCGGGATGGCGACTGGCTGCTCATCGACATCGACGACCTGGGCCGGGGCGAGCCCGCCTGGGATCTGGCCCGCCCCGCGGCCTGGTTCGCCTGCGGTCTGCTGCCGCCCGACGAGTGGGCCCGCTTCCTCGCCGCGTACCAGAAGGCCGGGGGCCCGGCCGTCCCCGCGGACAGCGACCCTTGGCCGGCCCTGGACATTCCGGCCCGCGCCCTGACCGTACAGACCGCGGCCCTGGCGATCGCCAAGTCGGTCGCGGCGGAGCGTCCGTTGGACGAGGTGGAAACGTCCGTGATCGACGCTTGTGGGCGAATGGCCGCGCACCCGCCGGAGTTGGCGGGAGGATGTGCGACGTAG
- a CDS encoding RNA methyltransferase, protein MADLITVEDPADPRLRDYTGLTDVELRRKREPAEGLFIAEGEKVIRRAKDAGYEMRSMLLSAKWVDVMRDVIDELPAPVYAVSPDLAEQVTGYHVHRGALASMQRKPLPTPDDLLQTARRVVVMESVNDHTNIGAIFRSAAALGMDAVLLSPDCADPLYRRSVKVSMGAVFSVPYARLDTWPKGLESVREAGFGLLALTPDEKAKTLDEVAPHRMERVALMLGAEGDGLSTQALVAADEWVRIPMAHGVDSLNVGAAAAVAFYAVATGRPRS, encoded by the coding sequence GTGGCCGATCTCATCACCGTTGAGGACCCAGCCGACCCCCGTCTGCGTGACTACACGGGCCTGACCGACGTGGAGCTGCGCCGCAAGCGAGAACCCGCCGAGGGCCTGTTCATCGCCGAGGGCGAGAAGGTCATCAGACGGGCCAAGGACGCCGGATACGAGATGCGCTCGATGCTGCTCTCCGCCAAGTGGGTCGACGTCATGCGCGACGTCATCGACGAACTGCCGGCCCCGGTGTACGCGGTCAGCCCGGACCTCGCCGAACAGGTCACCGGCTACCACGTGCACCGAGGCGCCCTCGCCTCCATGCAGCGCAAGCCGCTGCCGACCCCGGACGACCTGCTCCAGACGGCCCGCCGGGTCGTCGTCATGGAGTCGGTCAACGACCACACCAACATCGGCGCGATCTTCCGCAGTGCCGCCGCCCTCGGCATGGACGCGGTCCTGCTGTCCCCCGACTGCGCGGACCCGCTCTACCGGCGCTCGGTGAAGGTCTCCATGGGCGCGGTCTTCTCCGTCCCGTACGCCCGTCTGGACACCTGGCCCAAGGGCCTGGAGTCGGTCCGGGAGGCGGGCTTCGGCCTCCTCGCGCTCACCCCGGACGAGAAGGCCAAGACCCTCGACGAGGTGGCCCCGCACCGGATGGAACGGGTCGCCCTGATGCTCGGCGCGGAGGGCGACGGCCTGTCCACCCAGGCCCTGGTGGCGGCGGACGAATGGGTCCGCATCCCCATGGCCCACGGCGTCGACTCCCTGAACGTGGGAGCGGCGGCAGCGGTGGCGTTCTACGCGGTGGCGACTGGCAGACCGCGGAGCTAG
- the cobA gene encoding uroporphyrinogen-III C-methyltransferase: MAENPAYPVGLRLTGRRVVVLGGGQVAQRRLPALIAAGADIHLVSPAATPSVEAMADAGELTWTRRPYEPGDLAGAWYALIATRDPEANSAASAEAEAHRVWCVRSDDADAATAWTPATGHSEGVTIAVLTTNAKGRDPRHTAAIRDAVVEGLRDGTLVAPHHRTRTPGVALVGGGPGDPDLITVRGRRLLAEADVVIADRLGPRDLLAELPPHVEVIDAAKIPYGRFMAQEAINNALIEHAKQGKAVVRLKGGDPYVYGRGMEEVQALAEAGIACTVVPGISSSISVPGAAGIPVTHRGVAHDFTVVSGHIAPDDERSLVDWAALAKLRGTLVILMGVDKIGAIARTLMDNGKSADTPVAVVQEGTTAAQRRVDATLATVAETVLAENVKPPAVIVIGEVVTVRPDSLSPTSE, translated from the coding sequence ATGGCCGAAAACCCCGCCTACCCCGTAGGCCTCCGCCTCACCGGCCGCCGCGTAGTAGTCCTCGGCGGCGGCCAGGTGGCCCAACGCCGCCTCCCGGCCCTCATCGCGGCGGGCGCGGACATCCACCTCGTGTCCCCGGCCGCCACCCCCTCCGTCGAGGCGATGGCGGACGCGGGCGAGCTGACCTGGACACGGCGTCCGTACGAGCCGGGCGACCTCGCGGGAGCCTGGTACGCCCTGATCGCCACCAGGGACCCCGAGGCGAACTCCGCCGCCTCCGCCGAAGCGGAGGCGCACCGCGTGTGGTGTGTCCGCTCGGACGACGCGGACGCGGCGACGGCCTGGACCCCGGCGACGGGCCACAGCGAGGGCGTCACGATCGCCGTCCTCACGACGAACGCGAAGGGCCGCGACCCTCGCCACACGGCGGCCATCCGGGACGCGGTCGTGGAAGGCCTCCGCGACGGCACCCTGGTCGCGCCCCACCACCGCACCCGCACCCCCGGCGTCGCCCTGGTCGGCGGCGGCCCCGGCGACCCGGACCTGATCACGGTCCGCGGCCGCCGCCTCCTCGCGGAGGCGGACGTGGTCATCGCCGACCGCCTCGGCCCCCGCGACCTCCTCGCGGAACTCCCGCCGCACGTCGAGGTGATCGACGCGGCGAAGATCCCGTACGGCCGCTTCATGGCCCAGGAGGCCATCAACAACGCGCTGATCGAGCATGCCAAGCAGGGCAAGGCGGTCGTCCGGCTGAAGGGCGGGGATCCGTACGTCTACGGCCGTGGCATGGAGGAGGTCCAGGCGCTGGCCGAGGCGGGCATCGCCTGCACGGTCGTCCCCGGCATCTCCAGCTCGATCTCCGTTCCCGGAGCGGCGGGCATCCCGGTCACGCACCGCGGAGTCGCCCACGACTTCACAGTCGTCAGCGGTCACATCGCCCCCGACGACGAACGCTCCCTGGTCGACTGGGCGGCCCTCGCCAAGCTCCGCGGCACCCTGGTGATCCTGATGGGCGTGGACAAGATCGGCGCCATCGCCCGTACGTTGATGGACAACGGCAAGTCGGCGGACACCCCGGTGGCCGTCGTCCAGGAGGGCACGACCGCCGCGCAGCGCAGGGTCGACGCGACGCTTGCCACGGTTGCCGAGACCGTACTCGCCGAGAACGTGAAGCCCCCGGCGGTCATCGTCATCGGCGAGGTCGTGACAGTGCGCCCGGACAGCTTGTCGCCGACGTCCGAGTAA
- a CDS encoding serine/threonine-protein kinase, whose product MDMAMMRLRREDPRVVGSFRLHRRLGAGGMGVVYLGSDRRGQRVALKVIRPDLAEDQEFRSRFAREVSAARRIRGGCTARLVAADLEADRPWFATQYVPGPSLHDKVNEEGPLRAAEVAAVGAALSEGLVAVHEAGVVHRDLKPSNILLSPKGPRIIDFGIAWATGASTLTHVGTAVGSPGFLAPEQVRGAAVTPATDVFALGATLAYAATQDSPFGHGSSEVMLYRVVHEEPHLHGVPDALAPLVRACLAKDPEERPSTLQLSLRLKEIAAREAHGMSDTRPPAPRTAEAERPTGRLTESYPEQRTQRRTQGSSSPRGNGNGSPPSRSGARPVPSRSSGTGSRPGPPRSGTGRPGPRTTGTGRRPANPRLLRQRLFVFVVVTLLVALGIAAAQGCQGPDRGLGDGDAGTDIRLEQSYQHSSGVQLGG is encoded by the coding sequence ATGGACATGGCGATGATGCGCCTGAGGCGCGAGGACCCGCGTGTCGTCGGCTCGTTCAGGCTTCACCGACGGCTCGGCGCGGGCGGGATGGGCGTTGTCTATCTGGGCTCCGACCGGCGTGGCCAGCGGGTCGCGCTGAAGGTGATCCGGCCGGACCTGGCGGAGGATCAGGAGTTCCGGTCGCGGTTCGCGCGCGAGGTGTCGGCGGCACGGCGGATCCGGGGCGGCTGCACCGCACGGCTGGTCGCCGCGGATCTGGAAGCCGACCGGCCGTGGTTCGCGACGCAGTACGTACCCGGCCCCTCGCTGCACGACAAGGTCAACGAGGAAGGCCCGCTCCGCGCGGCCGAGGTCGCGGCCGTCGGCGCCGCCCTCTCCGAGGGACTCGTCGCCGTGCACGAGGCCGGTGTCGTCCACCGTGACCTGAAGCCGTCGAACATCCTGCTGTCCCCGAAGGGGCCACGCATCATCGACTTCGGCATCGCCTGGGCGACCGGCGCGAGCACGCTCACGCATGTCGGTACGGCGGTGGGGTCGCCCGGGTTCCTGGCGCCGGAGCAGGTGCGGGGCGCGGCCGTCACGCCGGCCACGGACGTGTTCGCCCTGGGGGCCACGCTGGCCTACGCGGCGACCCAGGACTCGCCCTTCGGACACGGCAGTTCCGAAGTGATGCTCTACAGAGTGGTGCACGAGGAACCGCACCTGCACGGCGTCCCGGACGCGCTGGCTCCGCTTGTCCGGGCCTGTCTGGCGAAGGACCCCGAGGAGCGGCCCAGCACGCTCCAGCTGTCGCTGCGGCTCAAGGAGATCGCGGCCCGGGAGGCGCACGGCATGAGCGACACCCGGCCGCCCGCGCCCCGTACCGCCGAGGCCGAGCGGCCGACCGGGCGGCTGACCGAGAGCTACCCGGAGCAGCGGACGCAGCGGCGGACGCAGGGGTCGTCGTCGCCTCGCGGCAACGGGAACGGTAGTCCCCCGTCGCGGTCGGGGGCGCGTCCGGTGCCCTCGCGGTCCTCCGGTACGGGGAGTCGGCCCGGGCCGCCCCGAAGTGGGACGGGGCGTCCGGGGCCGCGGACCACCGGGACCGGGCGGCGGCCCGCCAATCCGCGGTTGTTGCGGCAGCGGTTGTTTGTCTTTGTGGTGGTGACGTTGTTGGTGGCGTTGGGGATTGCGGCCGCGCAGGGGTGTCAGGGGCCCGACCGGGGGCTTGGTGATGGAGATGCGGGTACGGACATACGGCTGGAGCAGTCGTACCAGCACAGCAGCGGGGTTCAGCTCGGCGGGTGA
- a CDS encoding zf-TFIIB domain-containing protein has protein sequence MQCPKCHAPMHTYNRNGVQIEQCSGCRGIFLDYGELEALARLEGQYSQPAPPPPGVPQAYPAAPAPAWGAPHGGHGGHYGHNKRHKSFGHMLFSS, from the coding sequence ATGCAGTGTCCGAAGTGTCACGCGCCGATGCACACGTACAACCGCAACGGCGTCCAGATCGAGCAGTGCAGCGGCTGCCGCGGGATATTTCTCGACTACGGCGAGCTGGAAGCGCTGGCCCGCCTGGAGGGCCAGTACTCGCAGCCCGCACCGCCGCCCCCGGGTGTCCCGCAGGCGTACCCGGCCGCTCCCGCCCCCGCCTGGGGCGCTCCGCACGGCGGCCATGGCGGGCACTACGGCCACAACAAGCGTCACAAGAGCTTCGGCCACATGCTCTTCTCCTCCTGA